One Planctomicrobium piriforme genomic window, CTGTTCACAGAGGAGTTCCAAGTTTTCAGTAGTCAGTTTTCAGTGAAATTCATATGGAAGACTCTCAGGTTGGGCATCGCTTTCGACTCCTCAAACTGACGACTGAAAACTGTCAACTGAAAACTTCTATTCAGCATCCTGTCGTCGCAGGACCAGTACGGCGCAGTGGGCATGCCGCAGGATTGCCTCGGCGACGGAACCCAGCAGCAGACGTTTGAGTCCATGATATCCATGCGAGGAAACGATAATCAGGTCTGCTTTTTGTTCCTTCGCATAGTCGGTGATTTCGAGTCCGTGGTTGCCGTAGCGGAGATCGAAGACCGCATCGCCGACTCCCTGCGCAGACAGGAACTCTTTCGCGAAGTCGCGGACAGCGCTCTGTCGGGCGGTTTCCGAAAACTCTCCCCAGACCGCAGCCGGAGAGATGGCGTCGAGCGGGGTCATGACGTGCAGCAGACGCAGCTTGCGAACATCGCCTGTGAGCTCGACCGCCACGCGCAGGGCGTTCTCGGACTCTTTGGAGAAATCGACCGGAACCACGACGACTTCATGGGAAAACGCAGGCATGATCCAGTCCTCCTCACAAGGAAAAAA contains:
- a CDS encoding universal stress protein codes for the protein MPAFSHEVVVVPVDFSKESENALRVAVELTGDVRKLRLLHVMTPLDAISPAAVWGEFSETARQSAVRDFAKEFLSAQGVGDAVFDLRYGNHGLEITDYAKEQKADLIIVSSHGYHGLKRLLLGSVAEAILRHAHCAVLVLRRQDAE